From Arcobacter lacus, one genomic window encodes:
- the aceE gene encoding pyruvate dehydrogenase (acetyl-transferring), homodimeric type, which translates to MSLLNLEDINPLETQEWMEALEAIIEEEGVERAHFLLEKLIDKSRRSGAHLPYSATTAYINTIPTSEEPKMPADMDLERKIRSIIRWNAQIMVQRASNKHLELGGHIASFQSSATLYDVAFNHFFRAPNEKDGGDLIFFQGHISPGIYARSFLEGRFTEDQMDNFRQEAFNDGLSSYPHPKLMPSYWQFPTVSMGLGPLQAIYQARFLKYLTNRGIKDCSAQKVYCFMGDGECDEPESLGAIGMAAREGLDNLIFVINCNLQRLDGPVRGNGKIIQELEGEFRGAGWEVLKVIWGGLWDSLLEKDTSGKLLELMEQTVDGEYQNFKQKGGAYTRENFFNKFPETAKLVENLSDNDIWKLNRGGHDPVKVYAAFKRATETKGRPTVILAKTVKGYGMGSAAEGMNIAHQVKKVDVNHLKAFRDRFDLPISDEAVESYSYYKPDENSPEVKYLKEKRAALGGFVPQRLEKFTNKLEIPALSDFESILAGSGDREISTTMAFVRVLNVLLKDKNIGKNIVPIVPDEARTFGMEGMFRQFGIYSSAGQKYIPQDKDQVAFYKEDIKGQVLQEGINELGAMSSWLAAATSYSVNDYPMIPFYIFYSMFGFQRTGDLCWAAGDQKARGFLVGGTSGRTTLNGEGLQHEDGHSHILANTVPNCITYDPTYGYEVAVIVKDGVERMYGEKQEDVFYYITTLNQNYVQPAMPEGAEEGIIKGIYKVKTFEAKNDFKVKLLGSGSIFQEAIRAAEILSSEYDIKIDIYSVTSYNELTREAQDIERENLLNLDKEAKIPYIEKVLGSNSDNIVISATDYMKSYSEQLRPYVKGSFKALGTDGFGRSDSRANLRKFFEVDTNFIVYTTLAELARNGKLDKKVALEAMKKYEIDSNRINPRNA; encoded by the coding sequence ATGTCACTGTTAAATTTAGAAGATATCAATCCATTAGAGACACAAGAATGGATGGAAGCTTTAGAAGCAATTATTGAAGAAGAAGGAGTTGAAAGAGCTCACTTTTTATTAGAAAAATTAATTGATAAATCAAGAAGAAGTGGCGCACACTTACCATATAGTGCAACAACAGCTTATATTAATACTATTCCAACTAGCGAAGAGCCTAAAATGCCAGCTGATATGGATTTAGAAAGAAAAATAAGATCAATTATTAGATGGAATGCTCAAATTATGGTACAAAGAGCTTCAAACAAACATTTAGAACTTGGTGGTCACATTGCATCATTTCAATCATCTGCAACACTTTATGACGTTGCTTTTAATCACTTTTTTAGAGCACCAAATGAAAAAGACGGTGGAGATTTAATATTTTTTCAAGGACATATCTCTCCAGGTATATATGCAAGAAGTTTTTTAGAAGGAAGATTTACTGAAGATCAAATGGATAACTTCAGACAAGAAGCTTTCAATGATGGATTATCTTCATATCCTCACCCAAAATTAATGCCTTCTTATTGGCAGTTCCCAACTGTTTCAATGGGACTTGGACCATTACAAGCAATTTATCAAGCAAGATTTTTAAAATATCTTACAAATAGAGGAATAAAAGATTGTAGTGCACAAAAAGTTTATTGTTTTATGGGAGATGGTGAGTGTGATGAGCCTGAATCACTTGGAGCTATTGGAATGGCGGCACGTGAAGGTTTAGATAACTTAATCTTTGTTATAAACTGTAACTTACAAAGACTAGATGGTCCAGTAAGAGGAAATGGAAAAATCATTCAAGAACTTGAAGGTGAATTTAGAGGAGCTGGATGGGAAGTTCTAAAAGTTATCTGGGGTGGACTATGGGATAGTTTACTTGAAAAAGATACATCAGGAAAACTTCTTGAACTAATGGAGCAAACAGTTGATGGTGAATACCAAAACTTTAAACAAAAAGGTGGAGCATATACAAGAGAAAATTTCTTTAATAAATTCCCTGAAACTGCAAAATTAGTTGAAAATTTAAGTGACAATGATATCTGGAAATTAAACAGAGGTGGACATGACCCTGTTAAAGTTTATGCTGCATTTAAAAGAGCAACTGAAACTAAAGGAAGACCAACTGTAATCTTAGCAAAAACGGTAAAAGGTTATGGAATGGGAAGCGCTGCTGAGGGTATGAATATCGCTCACCAAGTAAAAAAAGTAGATGTAAATCACTTAAAAGCGTTTAGAGATAGATTTGATTTACCAATTAGTGATGAAGCAGTTGAATCATATTCATATTATAAACCAGATGAAAACTCACCAGAAGTTAAATATCTAAAAGAAAAAAGAGCAGCACTTGGTGGATTTGTACCGCAAAGATTAGAGAAATTTACTAATAAATTAGAAATTCCTGCTTTAAGTGATTTTGAAAGTATTCTTGCAGGTAGTGGTGATAGAGAAATTTCAACAACTATGGCATTTGTAAGAGTTTTAAATGTTTTATTAAAAGATAAAAACATAGGTAAAAATATCGTTCCTATAGTACCTGATGAAGCTAGAACTTTCGGTATGGAAGGTATGTTTAGACAATTTGGAATTTATTCAAGTGCCGGACAAAAATATATCCCACAAGATAAAGATCAAGTTGCATTCTATAAAGAAGATATCAAAGGTCAAGTTTTACAAGAAGGAATTAATGAATTAGGAGCTATGAGTTCATGGTTGGCAGCAGCTACTTCATATTCAGTAAATGATTATCCTATGATTCCATTTTATATCTTCTATTCAATGTTTGGATTCCAAAGAACTGGAGATTTATGTTGGGCAGCGGGTGACCAAAAAGCAAGAGGATTCTTAGTTGGTGGAACTTCAGGAAGAACAACATTAAATGGTGAAGGTTTACAACACGAAGATGGACACTCACACATTTTAGCAAACACTGTACCAAATTGTATTACATATGATCCAACTTATGGTTATGAAGTTGCAGTTATCGTAAAAGATGGTGTTGAAAGAATGTATGGTGAAAAACAAGAAGATGTCTTCTACTATATCACTACATTAAATCAAAACTATGTACAACCAGCAATGCCAGAAGGTGCAGAAGAAGGAATCATCAAAGGTATTTACAAAGTAAAAACTTTTGAAGCAAAAAATGATTTCAAAGTTAAACTTTTAGGTTCAGGTTCTATCTTCCAAGAAGCAATCAGAGCAGCAGAAATTTTATCAAGTGAATATGATATTAAAATAGATATTTATTCAGTTACTTCATACAATGAATTAACAAGAGAAGCACAAGATATTGAAAGAGAAAATCTTTTAAATTTAGATAAAGAAGCAAAAATTCCTTATATAGAAAAAGTTTTAGGAAGCAATAGTGATAATATTGTTATTAGTGCAACAGATTATATGAAATCATATTCTGAACAACTAAGACCTTATGTAAAAGGAAGTTTCAAAGCTTTAGGAACTGATGGATTTGGAAGAAGTGATAGTAGAGCAAACCTAAGAAAATTCTTTGAAGTTGATACAAACTTTATCGTTTACACAACTTTAGCAGAACTTGCAAGAAATGGTAAACTAGATAAAAAAGTTGCTCTTGAAGCTATGAAAAAATATGAAATTGATTCAAATAGAATCAATCCAAGAAACGCATAA
- the lpdA gene encoding dihydrolipoyl dehydrogenase: MNEIKTQVLVIGAGPGGYSAAFRCADLGLETTIVERYSTLGGVCLNVGCIPSKALLHVAKVVEEAKHIEKAGIFYEEPKIDIKKVAEYKSGVVKKLTGGLDAMAKMRKVNHVQGYATFLDEYSVEVALTNSDEKTKITFDYCIIAAGSQSSKMSFIPHEDPRVWDSTDALEVKEVPKKLLILGGGIIGLEMGTVYSTLGSQVDVAIRGEQLMTGTDADIIKLYTKANSNRFNIMTKTQTQSIIPKNEGIYVEFKGENAPKEGILYDAVLVALGRSANGNKLGLENTNVEVNEQGLIKVDNQLRTKVNHIFAIGDIIGQPMLAHKAVHEGHVAAEVIAGHKVFFEPKQIPSIAYTFPEIAWAGMTETEAKKAGINYEVSTFPWSASGRALASDVSSTGMTKLIFDKDTHQLIGGALVGENAGELLGEISLALEMDCDAEDIALTIHAHPTLHESIGMAAEIFDGTITDLPNAKAVKRK, encoded by the coding sequence ATGAACGAAATAAAAACTCAAGTTTTAGTAATCGGAGCAGGTCCTGGAGGTTATTCAGCTGCTTTTAGATGTGCGGATTTAGGACTAGAAACAACTATAGTTGAGAGATACTCAACTTTAGGTGGAGTTTGTTTAAATGTTGGTTGTATTCCATCAAAAGCTTTACTTCATGTTGCAAAAGTTGTTGAAGAAGCAAAACATATAGAAAAAGCTGGTATCTTTTATGAAGAGCCAAAAATTGACATAAAAAAAGTTGCTGAATACAAAAGTGGAGTTGTAAAAAAACTTACTGGTGGATTAGATGCAATGGCTAAAATGAGAAAAGTAAACCATGTACAAGGTTATGCAACATTTTTAGATGAATATAGTGTTGAAGTTGCTTTAACAAATAGTGATGAAAAAACAAAAATCACTTTTGATTATTGTATTATTGCAGCTGGTAGCCAAAGTTCAAAAATGTCATTTATTCCACATGAAGACCCAAGAGTTTGGGATTCAACTGATGCACTTGAAGTAAAAGAAGTACCAAAAAAACTTCTTATTCTTGGTGGTGGAATTATCGGACTTGAAATGGGTACAGTTTACTCAACTTTAGGAAGTCAAGTTGATGTTGCAATTCGAGGAGAGCAACTTATGACTGGAACTGATGCTGATATAATCAAACTTTATACAAAAGCAAATAGCAACAGATTTAACATCATGACAAAAACTCAAACTCAAAGTATTATTCCTAAAAATGAAGGAATTTATGTAGAGTTCAAAGGTGAAAATGCACCAAAAGAAGGTATTTTATATGATGCTGTTTTAGTTGCTCTTGGAAGAAGTGCAAATGGAAATAAACTTGGACTTGAAAATACAAATGTAGAAGTAAATGAACAAGGTTTAATCAAAGTTGATAATCAATTAAGAACAAAAGTAAATCATATTTTTGCAATTGGAGATATCATCGGACAACCTATGCTTGCACACAAAGCTGTACATGAAGGTCATGTTGCTGCTGAAGTTATTGCAGGTCATAAAGTATTCTTTGAACCAAAACAAATTCCATCTATTGCATATACATTCCCTGAAATTGCATGGGCTGGTATGACTGAAACTGAAGCTAAAAAAGCAGGAATAAATTATGAAGTTTCAACTTTCCCTTGGAGTGCAAGTGGTAGAGCATTAGCAAGTGATGTTTCTTCTACAGGTATGACAAAACTAATTTTTGATAAAGATACACATCAACTAATTGGTGGAGCACTTGTAGGAGAAAATGCTGGAGAACTTCTTGGAGAAATTTCTTTAGCACTTGAAATGGATTGTGATGCAGAAGATATTGCTCTTACAATTCACGCTCACCCTACACTTCACGAGTCTATTGGTATGGCTGCTGAGATTTTCGATGGAACAATCACAGATTTACCAAACGCAAAAGCTGTAAAGAGAAAATAA
- a CDS encoding virulence RhuM family protein — translation MNDLSNLVVYNDGELELKVSVNSETIWLTQKQISELFGVNIPAISKHIKNIYKDEELNQFSTVSILEIVQKEGNRNIVRNVEHYNLDIILAVGYRTSSSKAIKFRQWATSILKSYIQNGYVLNGEKITNERFVNLENDVNSLKNQINEVKSKIKDNKLETNQGIFFDGQIFDSYSFINDLLKLAQKEVILIDNYIDDTVFTLFSKYSNINFIIYTNNISKQLKLDFEKYQKQYKNLSLKTFKDCHDRFLILDKK, via the coding sequence ATGAATGATTTATCAAATTTAGTAGTTTATAATGATGGAGAGTTGGAACTCAAAGTTTCAGTAAATAGTGAAACTATTTGGCTTACACAAAAACAAATTTCAGAGCTTTTTGGAGTAAATATTCCTGCTATATCTAAACATATAAAGAATATTTATAAAGATGAAGAGTTAAATCAATTTTCAACTGTTTCCATTTTGGAAATAGTTCAAAAAGAAGGAAATAGAAATATTGTTAGAAATGTTGAGCATTATAATTTAGATATTATCCTTGCTGTTGGCTATAGAACAAGTTCATCAAAAGCTATCAAATTTCGTCAATGGGCAACTTCTATTTTGAAGAGTTATATCCAAAATGGTTATGTATTAAATGGTGAAAAAATTACAAATGAAAGATTTGTAAATCTTGAAAATGATGTAAATAGTTTAAAAAATCAAATTAATGAAGTAAAATCTAAAATAAAAGATAATAAACTAGAAACTAATCAAGGTATCTTTTTCGATGGACAAATATTTGATTCTTACTCTTTTATAAATGATTTACTAAAACTTGCACAAAAAGAAGTTATTTTGATAGATAATTATATTGATGATACAGTTTTTACACTTTTTTCAAAATATTCAAATATAAACTTTATAATCTACACAAACAATATTTCCAAACAACTAAAGCTAGATTTTGAAAAGTATCAAAAACAATATAAAAATCTCTCTCTAAAAACTTTTAAAGATTGTCATGATAGATTTTTGATACTTGATAAAAAATAG
- a CDS encoding dihydrolipoyllysine-residue acetyltransferase yields the protein MTKVYDIFIPDLGADKDVDLIDIMVKVGDKVEVEDGLITLETEKASMDVPTTHAGIIKEILVKVGDKANSGDLIARVEAEDDSSVEEPKVEVATPAKVEEPKEEVVAVQTPTQFVKEQTIKSVVEEVRVPDLGAEKDVDLIDVMIHVGDVIVKDYSIITLETEKASMDVPAPFGGEVIEIFVEKGQKINSGDLIAKVIKSVVIEDKVPTPTFAANTTPTKVEKVASSTPTIQEVAAISIEKEDSKVLSKKATKVYASPSVRKIAREFGVDLGFVKGSGEKGRILKDDIKAYVKEQLNKPASASNIGFGFNLPESKEIDFSVFGNVERVELSRVQKVSGPFLHKNYLSMPHVTQFDEADITELEEFRKAQNSIAVDFKLSPLVFIIKAVQKALQIHPKFNSSLSSDGQELIMKKYFNIGVAVDTPNGLLVPVIKDVDKKGFKDIAIELAELSKKARDGKLTSADMSGGCFTISSLGGIGGTYFTPIINAPEVAILGVSKSSIKPVFDGKEFKPKLILPLSLSYDHKVIDGADGARFTTTLSQLLSDIRLLSL from the coding sequence ATGACAAAAGTTTATGATATTTTTATTCCTGATTTAGGTGCTGATAAAGATGTTGACTTAATCGATATTATGGTTAAAGTTGGAGATAAAGTAGAAGTTGAAGATGGACTTATAACTTTAGAAACTGAAAAAGCTTCTATGGATGTTCCTACAACTCATGCTGGAATTATCAAAGAAATTTTAGTAAAAGTTGGTGATAAAGCAAATAGTGGTGATTTAATCGCTAGAGTTGAAGCAGAAGATGACTCTAGTGTTGAAGAACCAAAAGTTGAAGTTGCAACACCTGCAAAGGTTGAAGAGCCAAAAGAAGAAGTTGTTGCTGTTCAAACTCCAACACAATTTGTAAAAGAACAAACTATAAAATCTGTTGTTGAAGAAGTAAGAGTACCTGATTTAGGAGCAGAAAAAGATGTTGATTTAATCGATGTTATGATTCATGTTGGTGATGTTATAGTAAAAGATTATAGTATCATCACACTTGAAACAGAAAAAGCTTCTATGGATGTTCCTGCACCATTTGGTGGAGAAGTTATTGAAATTTTTGTAGAAAAAGGACAAAAAATCAATAGTGGAGATTTAATAGCAAAAGTTATAAAAAGTGTTGTTATTGAAGATAAAGTTCCAACTCCTACATTTGCTGCAAATACAACTCCTACAAAAGTAGAAAAAGTGGCAAGTTCTACTCCTACAATCCAAGAAGTAGCAGCTATTAGTATTGAAAAAGAAGATAGTAAAGTTTTATCTAAAAAAGCTACTAAAGTTTATGCTTCACCATCTGTAAGAAAAATAGCAAGAGAATTTGGTGTTGATTTAGGATTTGTAAAAGGAAGTGGTGAAAAAGGAAGAATCTTAAAAGATGATATTAAAGCTTATGTAAAAGAGCAGTTAAATAAACCTGCTAGTGCTTCAAATATTGGTTTTGGATTTAACTTACCTGAATCAAAAGAGATAGACTTCTCTGTATTTGGTAACGTTGAAAGAGTTGAACTAAGTCGTGTTCAAAAAGTTTCTGGACCATTTTTACATAAAAATTATTTATCTATGCCTCACGTTACACAATTTGATGAAGCTGATATTACAGAACTTGAAGAGTTTAGAAAAGCACAAAATAGTATTGCGGTAGATTTCAAACTATCTCCTTTAGTATTTATTATAAAAGCTGTTCAAAAAGCTTTACAAATTCATCCAAAATTCAACTCAAGTTTAAGTAGTGATGGACAAGAGTTAATTATGAAAAAATACTTTAATATCGGAGTTGCTGTTGATACACCAAATGGTTTATTAGTTCCAGTAATCAAAGATGTTGATAAAAAAGGTTTCAAAGATATTGCTATTGAATTAGCTGAACTTTCTAAAAAAGCAAGAGATGGAAAATTAACAAGTGCAGATATGAGTGGTGGATGCTTCACTATTTCTAGCCTTGGTGGAATTGGTGGAACATACTTCACTCCAATTATAAATGCTCCAGAAGTTGCAATTTTAGGTGTTTCAAAATCTTCTATTAAACCTGTATTTGATGGTAAAGAATTTAAACCAAAATTAATTTTACCTCTAAGTTTATCTTATGATCACAAAGTAATTGATGGTGCAGATGGTGCTAGATTTACTACTACTTTATCACAACTTTTAAGTGATATTAGATTACTAAGCTTATAA
- a CDS encoding type 1 glutamine amidotransferase: protein MTIWQNVPFEDEAAIKEWANKNNIKYSVIKCYENEPLYADDLLIVLGGSMSAYDDIDFIKKEIEFLENHIKEGKKVFGICLGAQLIAKALKAEVYSSKTREIGWREIEVFPHILTSNLKPKQMVFHWHGDTFDLPKDTIRLASNDAFINQAFATKNGFVVGTQFHFETNAESLKSILKEDSEYLNFDSPYIQNIEEIKEGEKYIKETNTALFDLLDVWKNL, encoded by the coding sequence ATGACTATTTGGCAAAACGTACCTTTTGAAGATGAAGCAGCAATAAAAGAATGGGCAAATAAAAACAATATAAAATATAGTGTTATAAAATGTTATGAAAATGAGCCTTTATATGCTGATGATTTACTTATAGTTTTGGGTGGTTCTATGAGTGCTTATGATGATATTGATTTTATAAAAAAAGAGATAGAGTTTTTGGAAAATCATATTAAAGAAGGTAAAAAAGTTTTTGGCATTTGTTTAGGTGCACAACTTATTGCAAAAGCTTTGAAAGCAGAAGTTTATTCTTCAAAAACTAGAGAAATTGGCTGGAGAGAAATCGAGGTTTTTCCTCATATTTTGACATCAAATCTAAAACCAAAACAGATGGTATTTCATTGGCATGGTGATACTTTTGACTTACCAAAAGATACAATAAGACTTGCTTCAAATGATGCTTTTATAAATCAAGCTTTTGCTACAAAAAATGGCTTTGTAGTAGGAACACAATTTCACTTTGAGACAAATGCAGAGTCTTTAAAATCTATACTAAAAGAAGATTCTGAGTATCTTAACTTTGATTCACCATATATTCAAAATATTGAAGAGATAAAAGAAGGTGAAAAATATATAAAAGAGACAAATACAGCTTTATTTGATTTGCTTGATGTTTGGAAAAATCTATAA
- a CDS encoding aldose 1-epimerase family protein, with protein MNYEIKNSFIKAQIKSFGAELNSLKKCDENFEYIWQANSKYWARHSPVLFPIVGRLKEDSYFYKNKKYSLSQHGIARDKEFEIVQNEADFIEFRLKSDEKSLEFYPFFFELDIGYKLDKNSLIVSYKVKNKSDEKMYFSIGAHPAFNTQIGDFLEFENIKTTKRYFLDDKGLIYKNEDLNLENSKLYLDKDLFKDDALVFNDSTIKQIALKNIENKSRVKVKFDNFPYLGIWSKPNDAPFVCIEPWFGVADEENANQKIEDKKGILSLEKEEEFFCFYTIEV; from the coding sequence TTGAACTATGAAATAAAAAATAGTTTTATAAAAGCACAAATAAAATCTTTTGGAGCAGAACTAAATAGTCTAAAAAAATGTGATGAAAACTTCGAGTATATTTGGCAAGCAAATAGTAAATATTGGGCTAGACACTCTCCTGTTCTTTTCCCAATAGTTGGAAGACTAAAAGAAGATAGTTATTTTTATAAAAATAAAAAATATTCTCTTTCTCAACATGGAATTGCTAGAGATAAAGAGTTTGAGATTGTGCAAAATGAAGCTGATTTTATAGAGTTTAGACTAAAAAGTGATGAAAAAAGTTTGGAGTTTTATCCTTTCTTTTTTGAGTTAGATATTGGTTATAAACTAGATAAAAATAGTTTGATAGTTTCATATAAAGTAAAAAACAAAAGCGATGAAAAGATGTATTTTTCTATAGGTGCTCATCCTGCTTTTAATACTCAAATTGGTGACTTTTTAGAGTTTGAAAATATAAAAACTACAAAAAGGTACTTTTTAGATGATAAAGGTTTGATTTATAAAAATGAAGATTTGAACCTTGAAAATAGTAAGTTGTATTTAGATAAAGATTTATTTAAAGATGATGCTTTAGTTTTTAATGACTCTACTATCAAACAAATTGCTTTAAAAAATATAGAAAATAAAAGTAGGGTAAAAGTAAAATTTGATAATTTCCCTTATTTAGGTATTTGGTCAAAACCAAATGATGCTCCTTTTGTTTGTATTGAACCTTGGTTTGGAGTTGCTGATGAAGAAAATGCAAATCAAAAAATAGAGGATAAAAAAGGAATATTATCTTTAGAAAAAGAAGAAGAGTTTTTTTGCTTTTATACAATAGAAGTATAA
- a CDS encoding TonB-dependent siderophore receptor, producing the protein MKRKSILVAPVLAILLNTSLSAEQFSVSNLTLKQAIEEISKKSNMPYMVDGKLLDGKKAPNIKNIEGVENALDEILKGTNLKATIEDGTILIKEKAVGQGTVLEPISVNDSYLGSTTENSNSYTTGTMNTATKLDLSIRETPQTVLVYTRQKLDDQNITSTQEFLSKIPGISLNRWDERLDATARGFDVNYYLYDGIPTSIYPSSGGDDPDLIVYDRVEIVKGANGLMTGAGNPAMGMNFIRKHANSKVFKGNIDASAGSWDNYTISTDIQTPLNADGNIRARFLAKHQDSKSFLDFYEKTNDVFYGVVDIDLTDTTYLSFGASYEDTQRDGARWGGLPAFYTDGSRTNFSRSTNVAADWTYWDNKTTTYFTDFKQYLYKDISLNIAYTNRQMNMDMVGAYFGGSGVDKATGIANGSTTIGAWESKDKENNLDLYTSIPFELGKLDHEIITGISYNKSKNKEYGFISDDTTNPAIDFNNISLVNPNLQLDNSPRGETTQKAYYLASRISLMEYLKLVAGVRVSSWKSDVNNLDREFDNEFVPYVGLVYDLDENHSIYASYTSIFQPQFAWDSNDKFLDPIDGKSYETGIKGEYYDGHLNTYLSVFRIEQDGVGESTGQTNSNGHYISVAKKGVVSKGFEIGASGKITDDFNLDFGLVNFEAKDANGEKFTTTNSRTTANVWAKYTIDDYRFGAGLNYKSKFYSGSGTTQITQDAFITTDLMAGYKVNKSLDFQLNVNNLFDEKYYEGLADANNLLYAKPRNFTLGMKYTF; encoded by the coding sequence ATGAAAAGAAAATCAATACTTGTTGCTCCAGTATTAGCAATACTTTTAAATACAAGTTTAAGTGCAGAACAATTTTCAGTTTCAAATTTGACATTGAAACAAGCAATAGAAGAGATAAGTAAAAAATCAAATATGCCATATATGGTAGATGGAAAATTACTTGATGGAAAAAAAGCACCAAATATAAAAAATATTGAAGGTGTAGAAAATGCTTTAGATGAAATACTAAAAGGTACAAATCTAAAAGCAACTATAGAAGATGGAACAATTTTAATAAAAGAAAAAGCAGTAGGGCAAGGTACAGTTTTAGAACCAATTTCAGTTAATGATAGTTATTTAGGAAGTACAACAGAGAACTCAAATTCATACACAACTGGAACTATGAATACTGCTACGAAATTAGATTTATCTATTCGTGAAACTCCTCAAACAGTTTTAGTTTATACAAGACAAAAGTTAGATGATCAAAATATTACATCAACTCAAGAATTTTTATCAAAAATTCCAGGTATTTCACTTAATAGATGGGATGAAAGGTTAGATGCAACAGCAAGGGGGTTTGATGTAAATTACTACTTATATGATGGAATACCAACTTCTATATATCCATCATCAGGAGGAGATGATCCTGATTTAATTGTTTATGATAGAGTTGAGATTGTAAAAGGTGCAAATGGACTTATGACAGGTGCAGGAAATCCTGCAATGGGAATGAACTTTATACGAAAACATGCAAATAGTAAAGTATTTAAAGGAAATATTGATGCTAGTGCTGGTTCTTGGGATAATTATACAATATCAACAGATATTCAAACACCACTTAATGCTGATGGAAATATAAGAGCAAGATTTCTAGCAAAACATCAAGATAGTAAATCCTTTTTAGATTTTTATGAAAAAACAAATGATGTTTTTTATGGTGTAGTTGATATAGATTTAACCGATACTACATATTTATCGTTTGGTGCAAGTTATGAAGATACTCAAAGAGATGGTGCTAGATGGGGTGGACTACCTGCTTTTTATACTGATGGTTCAAGAACAAATTTTAGTCGTTCTACAAATGTAGCTGCTGATTGGACATATTGGGATAATAAAACAACAACATATTTTACAGATTTTAAACAATATCTTTATAAGGATATTTCTTTAAATATAGCTTATACAAATAGACAAATGAACATGGATATGGTAGGTGCATATTTTGGAGGAAGTGGAGTTGATAAAGCAACAGGAATAGCAAATGGTTCAACAACTATTGGTGCTTGGGAATCAAAAGATAAAGAAAATAATTTAGATTTATATACTTCTATCCCTTTTGAACTAGGAAAATTAGACCATGAGATAATTACAGGTATTTCATATAATAAATCTAAGAATAAAGAGTATGGTTTTATAAGTGATGATACGACAAATCCTGCAATAGATTTTAATAATATTAGTTTAGTTAATCCTAACTTACAACTAGATAACTCTCCAAGGGGAGAAACTACACAAAAAGCCTATTATTTAGCAAGTAGAATCTCTTTAATGGAATATTTAAAATTAGTTGCTGGAGTTAGAGTTTCATCTTGGAAAAGTGATGTAAATAATTTAGATAGAGAATTTGATAATGAATTTGTGCCTTATGTAGGTTTAGTTTATGATTTAGATGAAAATCATTCTATTTATGCTAGTTATACAAGTATTTTTCAACCACAATTTGCTTGGGATTCAAATGATAAATTTTTAGACCCTATAGATGGAAAAAGCTATGAAACTGGAATCAAAGGTGAGTATTATGATGGACATCTAAATACTTATTTATCAGTTTTTAGAATAGAGCAAGATGGAGTAGGAGAAAGTACAGGTCAAACAAACTCTAATGGACATTATATCTCAGTAGCAAAAAAAGGAGTTGTGAGCAAAGGATTTGAAATAGGTGCATCTGGAAAAATCACAGATGATTTTAATTTAGATTTTGGACTTGTAAATTTTGAAGCTAAAGATGCAAATGGTGAGAAATTTACTACTACAAACTCAAGAACAACTGCAAATGTATGGGCTAAATATACTATTGATGATTATAGATTTGGTGCAGGATTGAATTATAAAAGTAAATTTTATTCAGGAAGTGGAACAACACAAATTACTCAAGATGCTTTTATAACTACTGATTTAATGGCAGGATATAAAGTAAATAAAAGTTTAGATTTTCAACTTAATGTAAATAATCTTTTTGATGAAAAATATTATGAGGGATTAGCTGATGCAAATAATCTACTTTATGCAAAACCTAGAAATTTTACTCTTGGTATGAAATATACTTTCTAA